attaatgtaccaaaaaaaaatgattaattaaatcataaatagttgaatgagatatcaagtacatgtaagcaCAAACACagctcttttaaaatttattttcaatcttatatgtgtgatgtgaaatagcgtcgaaattttaacCGTCGAGATCaatctatatgtacattgtCCGCTGTGCAtacttttagtcattgtgttgaaatcgttgtgaaaaccatgggtctaaaataaatgaattcaattcatacaaataaaaatctaataattccAAATGGTTTGCACACAATCACATACAccctcagagagagagagagagagagagagagagagagagagagagaaaacttGTGTGTTGATTATAAtacttatattaaaattttatcactgaactttattatttaaaatttccctTTAGGTTTCTATAGTCGGTCATTTGAGCGGGATTTTATCTCAGGACTCCACGTGCTTCgcctgtcaatcagtttaagtaTAACAGTACAGATCACGCCACGCGCTGCGTGCTACTTGGCTCCTCCTATATGGCTAGAAGAATATTATCGAATGATACGTTTTTGTTTCATGTTTTCTTATATCCCTATTGAAAAGAGTGttcctattttaaattattcaccAATAATTTCTTTCCGATTTCATGATTATAATTCATGTAATGGCGATCAGAGTCGTTTTCCCTCGCTGTcgtattatttttgttactagataaattcttatatatttataacatttaacattcatttgttgattaccgggtattttttcGTGTCCTGTTTACAACAAGTATGTgtgtaaaaaggtaaataaaatataaacaggtaagtcagctaaatcgcatgcatacagtgaagagcggacacttgttcaacagaatgataaatatcgccattatataaataaaagttattgacttgttgtgtacaatgtatatccagttgtgtacatatcgtatgaaatatgttacatgaacatgtatagtttaacggaaaaacaaaaactaatagtCATATATTTTGACTATACACGCGATCTTAGTTCAGAAAAGAGAGGCGATGACGGGTTAGATGTAGGTATGATCTATGTATACAAACAAGTGCAGAAAATCatagaattaatatttaaatgaataaaaattcgtgTCAAAAACTATATAACAGTTGATTTCAAGATTTCTTATCTATCCATTAATTTTACATCGTCTATTCACGAAGGCAATCGGCGATCGGCAATAGTACTACAGTAGTACGCAATAAAGAATGATCAtacgaattatgaataataaaaactagCCGAGAATCAAGACAACGATAAAGGAAACTAAACTAAGAAAATATCGGAATATAGTCGGGGCAATTTGTTATCgcaattttaaatgcatgcgcggatctagagggggggtcgggggggtcccgaccccccccccccccctggaaaatgaaaatttattaaatttacatagtaaaattatcgcgaaaatatgcctcggacccccccctggcaaacacaattatccttcggaccccccccccctggaaaaattttctggatccgcgcatgaaatgGATTAGAagtatttaatgacttcaactcaagtacatgtatagaaataaaaactcaagatgctttgtaaaattatcgacagctcgctgaattaacaaaaatatatcggattaaagtcaaacagttcttttaatctATCTGAATGATTACATTAATCTAAattaaatactaataataatagactgatcaaaattaaaattaccccTGCTTCCCAGTTGTCACTGAGTACACGATTCACGCAACGTATCAAAAACGGGGGAACGGATGGACgttctgattttaaatagatcaattgaaattcttttgtaatacatcatataaaaaaagaaaaattattgtcACAATTACCACCTTGCTGAAGTAGGTCgggcaaaaactaaacaaaattatatggagaaaaatcaaagcgttcaggccacgcctacctcattaataaagcgcgcaaaccgttcacaaagcgtgcagctatttttagcaaagcgtaccgtgcaagaagcgaaccgttccgttcacaaagcgaaccgtaccgttcacaaagcgaaccgtaccgttcataAAGCGTAACGAACCGAACCGTGCAAttggtgtagtagcacgtttcagggtctgtgtATAAAGATAACTGAAACGTACTTTTGGGACAATACATCCTAATTTCTATGATATTGCATCCACCGACAAATTTTAATATCTCAGTCAAAGCCATCTTCGCTAGGCAatggttttcggtccactttgctccccataaacccttggcggatttcattacgaaaacaaATCATTCTTTAAGGGTCCCAGTATTGTCCTGGGGATCATGGAAAAAATTACAGACAGCTGGATGaacagatggacagacggacgacagacaacaggtgatcagaaaagctcacttgaaccttcagttcaggtgagctaataaaaagtCATACAATTTTCATTGATAGGTTATGACAGGTTTATTAAGCATGGATCTTTTGCACACTTAAAACATGTAGTTTTGATGGATAAAATTACAGTTTTTAACTGCATAACAAGAGGCCTAAGGGCAATATCcttcacctgagcaacaatagccagcAAATGCTTTATACTGTCTTTAGagtatgaaatacaaaatatctagaGTTGTAGAGTACCggtatatcttgaatttcaatACATATTCCTAAGTTAAATTTTTTACAACGAACtccttttattgtttcagttttttagaataagtttttcaaatatttttctctattcattcaaatataaaatttcacCCCTTTCTTACtgaggccccaccctaaccAGAGATGATTTGGTCATCTTGAATCTAcatgcactacctgaggacgaTTCCACACAAGTCTCAGTCTTTTTAAGaagaatttaaagattttcccttataaatttctttgcaaaaatgacccccccccccccaattaagCCTCCACCATACCCCTAGTATCAAgaatttacaagtaaatttCCGGTTATGCGATGTTACTGGCTAAGTATGCCAATGATACAGTAAAGATAGAAAAAAACCTGGGTTGTtacatcaaaaatatatataaatatcatacatatatttagatttgtacataaatatatactagtaggTAGTATTATAGGTAACAGGCTAACAGCAGTACCATACATTTCTCTGCTAGTTACGTAGGGTGATATCAGTATAAGTGTCCAGAAAACCCCCCTACCAGTTTAATAATCCAAAGGCCTGGTCACCTTTATAGTAACATTTTTCGTAATATTCTAAGAAAAATGGTTtacatttacaagtaaatttttaatCATAAGCTGTCCCTGGTAAAGTAAAAatggagaagaaaaaaataaaacaggttGTCACAATCTCTTAAAAGATATACAGTCGCACCTGTTTTAAGCGGCCACCTGTGGGACAATGCCAAACTGGCCGCTAAAGACAGGTGGCCTCTTATTCCAGGTTTCAAATTAATGGGGAAAAAACACCGAGTACTATTGCACAGATTTATTAATAGcatctgtaatggcggcgtacacAGAGATGATGAATGCACAGCTCGGATTgctaaataaacagtttatattaatttaaatggCCATTTTAATTCCATTTATCAAGGGATTAAGAccaaaacattttctgctaaatacgcccaaatgataattttaatgttaatttaaaaaagtataaaaaattccattcttatatatattaagaaCCCGTTTTATTATCTCAAAGAAATTTTCTAGGAAAAAAAGTGCATATTACCGGCTAATTGCTGCACATGTTAAGCTGTTCCGCACAAGACTGATATACAATGACTTTGTAATGAAGTATATAAGTACGTGTCGATatataaacaacacaaaacagTGGCCGCTGGCCGCGTTAGACAGGTGGCCGCTTAAATCAGTTAAAATATAGTGTAAAACTAAACGGGCGGGATTAAAACTGGCCGCTCATGGCGAGTGGTCGCTGATTAAAGGTGGCTGTAACAGCAGGTGCGACTGTACATAACAATATATTTGGATTtgtacatataatacatgtatagctagTACATGTAACAGCAGTACATTTTCTGGTAGATATGTGTAGAGGGAAAtcagatttgaacaaacttgactCTAAACTaactgagaatgcttccacggTAACCCCTACCTTTGGGGAtcacgatttgaacaaaatttgatctacactacctgaggaattAGCTTCCATACAATTAAGTGAcagcttttttggccaaatggttttggataagaatttttttgaaaaatatcaacaaattttcaataacttAATATATTTTGCCTTAAAGATTGGgcggcccttcatttgaacaaactttaatcccCTTCACCCAATAATGTTATGTTCCAAGTTGGTTGATATTGGCCCAGtgttttgaagaagaaaatgaaaatgtggaAAGTTTACAATGATGGACAACAACGGCAGACAATggaaaaattttaataaaaaaaggcTCACTAAAATGAGCCTTCATGatcagctcaagtgagctaaaatCTCAacataaagaaaagaaataaatagcaattaattattattgtaGCAAATACTGATGTTATAAAATAGTGTATCAAAGTGCAAGACTTTGCAAAACATATGAAAAAACAAGTATAGTTAGCATAAGATAACTTTGGAGAGAATTTGTAGATGAGGCAGATATGTCTCCTTCGAAACATTCACACACACAAGTCTTGCCTACACAGGAGTGACAGACACAGGGTCTGGCATATTTGTTTGGAAACTGGCTTTGAAAGTCAAGGAAATTTTTGTACACCTTGTATACAGCATTTGATGATGATCCACCTTGACTTGGAACGATAGCTGGATCTACCTCTTCTCCACTATCTGGAGTGGCAGGTCGATCCCATGTTTCCAGTTCAGTTGGAACAAGAGGTGGAGTGGGAACACCAGGTTTAAAGATGGGTTCTCCTTTACTCATCTGGTTGGTAATCAAAGAATAGCCTGGTTCAATGTCTGGGTGACCAATTGCAATGTCTGCACATCCATAAAACTGTTCCTGGTTTCCACAGCCTATACAACCCCTGTTTGTTGTTGGATCCACTCCCCAGCTGTTCCCTGTGTTATACTTCCACTGTAAAACACAAGCACGGCACTTAACACTATCTGGAAGCTGTAGCTTTAACTTGTATTTACCAGATGTCGTTACTTGGTATCTTGTACTTTTCGACTCAATAATGGTTAAAGGAAAATCATTCAAACACTCCTCTGAGATCCGCTTCTGTGGATCATCATTTGGACACAGTCTGAATTCCATGTATCCTTTGTGTGAAGCTGTAATTTCTACCATCACTGGCATAATGGCACCAATGGTTGTTGAGTGAACAATGATTCCATTAGCATACTTTCCACCCGGCTCATTGTCCAGGGGCCCCTGAAATGGGTCCCCACACACCCCACAACGTCCTTTATTAACCTCATACTGGATCTGcaacagaaaataatttttgtattatatattttcaattatttgtcacCAAGTGCCTTAACTTTACTGTGAGTGCTGCTATGTGTTTCAAGTTTCAAGTGATGAAGTCAGATATATCTAAGAAATCATTTAGTTCTGCTTGGACTTTCAGATAATTTATAACTGGTGTGATTACACTTAAGGACTTTGATGAGAACAGTTCTGAGGGTCAGGAGTTCACTCCCCAATGACAAGTGTAGCAGGGTGTATGACAGATGTATAAATTAATGCCCATCAAAGAATATTTCCTATATCTCACTTTTTGACCTTCTgttactttattttaatatccACTTCCTTGGAAGTTTAGGCCTTTTCATTAGAGTCATTATATATCTGATCAAGTAAAGTTAATATAAGTAATCAAAAATTATACACTCCATTTCACGGAGACAAGGTATCACCTAAATGAAGCCACCATAATCATATCAAATTCATAGtttatgatttatattatgTTATATATCATCATACAAGAAAATGTTGGCATATTATTTTATACAACATGAAATCTtgaatacttatatttatatatgatatatgaatCATATAAAGGtaatatcataattatcaagttatacaaaaaaacatcaaataaaatgGTACCaaatgtatcatttgataaagaTATTACACCATAtgatcaaaaatttcatttaatgatatatgatttaaatttaattcataatatatatattttataaaacccTGAATTCAATAACAATCCTATGATACGATCCTATGATATGATACGATAATACATTAATAACTTAGATTATTCTATAAACAAGAAGCCCATTGGCCACTATTCGCTCaactgagcaacaatagccatttattatgatatttataaaatcagctttacggAGTAcatcatatacaaaatatctggacgaTGTAACAGATGTAGTAgaatagatcctgtataaaaagatttttaaatttttctctaAATATCCTTATGTAAAACATTGAGCCCCTTTTGTAACAGTTAttatcacatattgagcataTTACAGTTCTTAAGAATATTTACAACAACTGTTTATGTACCTCCTGTAAGGCCCAACAATTGTCCAGGGGCCCCTGAGTCTAAACAATTAAGTATCAACACACtgtaaaaatgcttgcatataagcaaatttaataccatatacatgtattataacatttgagtttttgagAGTGATTGAAAAAGTTTTCCTGCGCAAAAATTTGCCCCTCCAATATGTTCTCACCCAGCCCCCCGGGATTATGTCTTTGTacaagcttgaatctacacttaaAAGGTTATTTTCGCTAAAGACTGTCAGCTCCTCtgaccaaatggtttttgaaaagaatatttttaaagattttctctatatattactatgtaaaaatttgaccccaaATTGTGTGGTTCCACCCTACCAagaggatcatgatttgaacaaacttgaatctacacaatattaaatacattttcactatatggttATATCGGCCCCGCCCTAGGGCCTGatcccctgacccaggggtcatgaatttcaccattgtggtagagggcttcatggacatcataattatgaatttagTTTTTTCCTCAAATGCgtgggaatagagaagaagatttttgaagaaaaaaaaattgtatatatagcCCCAACTATGGCACCCTGGGGGTGGTTATAGAGCCAtgcatgaatttcacaatttagattccttttaccatagagatgctttacTCCAAAAATTGTTccaattggccttgtagttttcaagaataAGTTAAAATTGTAAAGGAACAATGCACAATGGACGACGACCAATTGCAATAgctaggtcacctgagtgacccAGGGGAcctaaacatattttttgttgtaagATATTCTAATTTTATCTATAAATCTACTAGCTGTTAATAATCATAACTTCTAGTATCCAAATcaacatcattaaaaaatacattttcatctaaaaatctACTACCCCcggtagctacatgtatttaataatcATAATAAATTTTTTCGTCAACAAAtcaacatcattaaaaaaatttgtttaccTGTACTCCACCACAGTACAACTGGTTATCATTGTAATTTGGGGGATTTCTGTATCCATAGCGCCACATACTGGACCTACTTGGGGGTTCAATCAACCGACCATGTCCTGTCACCACTCCAAGCAGACAGGTAGTCCCAATGGTGACAGCCAAAAACATTCCTCTCATAAAACCCATCACAATTTGGAATCTAAAACCAGAATGTTAAGCATCCATAGACAAATGAAAACTATGAAAAATTATAGAATTGAACCTTTGCcacataaatgtttatatttacttatAATTGACATAAAAACTTCATCATTTCCTGTAGTTTAATAGTTGGTAGCTAGACTCTTATTTCCCATTTCACTCACTGACAGGATGTTGACATGAGGAAATTCCATATTTGTATACCTTAACAATGGGTATATTAAATAAAGTACTAAATGAAGTGTTGTAGTACGTGTTGCAGTCATTAATACTTCCTAAGAGTATGGTGACTTAATATAAGTAtactacacatgtatatatgtatacttaAATGTAAATTCCTAAAATACTGTATATAATTTCCTGACTATTAGACAGATTATACCCAAGTATACTGATGTTTGGATTAGGTACTCTTGAGATGGATCAGTGATCTAGCTGACAGCTTGTCATTTTACAGTTGAAGAATTCTTTCAATCAGTattgctgtggtttcattagtATTTGTGGGTACACTGTATCAATTTTCGCTGATTCAGTGAAATTCATAGTTTCAAAGAAACGTAAATTCGTTGTCAATGATCCTATCAGTACAAAAtgttagtagaaattgcactttttgtggatcaacttaactATGAAATCCAAGGAAATCAGTATTCTTAACAAacattgatgaaaccacagtatattgGGCAAACTTCAAATTGCATTAAAAGGGACAAaattcagtgaaaaatgaatttaaggATTCAGAACCATCCTCAATAACTGCTGTTTGATAGCTTCCAGAGATCAAGTTCCATGCTCTGACAGCTATATATAGCTAGACTGTTTAAGTACGtagtttaaataatttaatcaattcaatGTTGGTCAACCTTCCAAGTTGAAAAGAGCATTATAACatcaagaaaaacaattaatggAAATTTCTCTCTAAATTGATATGACAAAGAGAAAGACTGCCTATATATGTACTTTTTGAATGATCGTGACCTTCATattttctggggtttttttgttggtATAAATTGTACGTAAAtaagtaagtaaatattttattatagtgacatgtgtatgTCATAGGTATAtagtacaatacaatattatacattatcGAATTACACCCGGCCCATTGGACCTATATGTCACTTTGAAAtcttataatatacaaatatacatttctgaGCATACATTAAATTGTATCAACATAAttgcagggttgtctctaaaaattgaagtagaaggaaggAATAAAAAGGTAGAAGGCCGGGGTATGGAGGTCTAGCTCATAgcagattgtgtttgaaatgcaataatagctgGGTAATTATGTCATTATAGGCGCTTCctgggtcttagagacaaccctgaatTATAAGGAAGTTTAAATCTTGTTGCATAATTAAGAattaatcaaagttttaaaatcctGTTGGTAGCAATTAAAGTATAGattagaaaaacaaatttcataagTATGACAATTGAGGTAGATTTTTGTCAGGTTTTCTGATGGCAGAAATAGAATTCAGAGAAAATACATAATTACTAATATACAGAATAAACCGGACCTGTTTGAATGATTTATAGTGTGGCTTTTTGTAATCATTTAGTGAGCTTTAGTATTAATCCAATTTCGTACATCACCGGGAACCCATACCAGTCTTGTACACTTATTCAGACAACACTGGATATTAAACAgacccccccaaaaaataaaataaagacaaCATTACTGACTTGCATAATGTATGAccaattatataaaaacatgcTAATAAGGATTCTTTAGTTTCACCTGATGATGAATTACCTACCAAGGTATACTGTATATACAAGTTAAATACTCGTTTTCAGTGGTAACATCAACTGTCCTAAGTATAATTCCTCAGTAATTCCCGATCATGAACACATATTTTGTTATTCAAGAAGACAACGCAGGAAATATTCTTTGACCAGCCATCTCTGAATGAATCCACGTAACCAATCATTAAAACTTCCGTTcacaatatttacatcattGTCTCATTGTTTGACTGCTCTCGAGATCTAAATTTATGTAACTATCAATCTTAAAAGCTACTTAAAATTCACCGCAAGTTGTCTCTTTCGCCTGTTCGCTGCCTTCTATATGACAGAGACTGTAAATGCCGTTGCATTATATAACAGCGTATAACGTAGAGTGTTGGCGATCAAGCTATTCTGACTAAGTCACTGAGGGATTGTCTCGGCCCAAGAAAACTGTTCATCGTAACGATTTCTTCTGTAAAAATATCTCCTACACTATGAAAGGCTTGTCTGGGTGAACCTGCTAATTAGCTATGAATATCAAATGGTGATAATGTACGTGGATATGTTCTTTCTACCTGTGACAGGTATTCAGGACCTGGGGTCATACAGTTTACTTGACGGTATGCGCagtactactacatgtatttgacattCAAGCATATTGATATGCAGACTTTTTTCTTCGGAACATATCTTTTTAGTTGACGAAGGATAACGAATTTTGAACAATTCTAACTGCCCTCCCTATT
This portion of the Magallana gigas chromosome 7, xbMagGiga1.1, whole genome shotgun sequence genome encodes:
- the LOC105329064 gene encoding uncharacterized protein produces the protein MGFMRGMFLAVTIGTTCLLGVVTGHGRLIEPPSRSSMWRYGYRNPPNYNDNQLYCGGVQIQYEVNKGRCGVCGDPFQGPLDNEPGGKYANGIIVHSTTIGAIMPVMVEITASHKGYMEFRLCPNDDPQKRISEECLNDFPLTIIESKSTRYQVTTSGKYKLKLQLPDSVKCRACVLQWKYNTGNSWGVDPTTNRGCIGCGNQEQFYGCADIAIGHPDIEPGYSLITNQMSKGEPIFKPGVPTPPLVPTELETWDRPATPDSGEEVDPAIVPSQGGSSSNAVYKVYKNFLDFQSQFPNKYARPCVCHSCVGKTCVCECFEGDISASSTNSLQSYLMLTILVFSYVLQSLAL